One genomic window of Gallus gallus isolate bGalGal1 chromosome 34, bGalGal1.mat.broiler.GRCg7b, whole genome shotgun sequence includes the following:
- the LOC121108109 gene encoding coiled-coil domain-containing protein 81-like isoform X1, translating into MSSGMAGANTEQPAGTRRNRTSEAGPAARRASRATDTNTEERVAVWDAVAAYVQEHLLVQKGVWIPTFGSFDTISKDIRTADGTVTLRWPVFQLARNLRAMHHLGSDKDSLPAHREVETLKYSEVAAAASVTWQRGKTCIQSTVSLLSNCLKNGENVAFVLKDIGVLLFEGMSFGIKYYYDFLEKLSGKEKFRKVVFKAPWLLDTLVSRVAPVASLTHSGRLVVFPMFQKQVAPKPPPRIFRKASGDLHVRFAEVPTYIRRFSVSAASDPENV; encoded by the exons ACCCGCTGGCACAAGGCGGAACAGGACGAGCGAGGCCGGCCCCGCAGCGAGGCGTGCCTCCAGAGCGACAGACACCAACACCGAAG agcgagttgccgtctgggatgcggtggccgcCTACGTACaggagcacctcctggtgcagaag GGGGTCTGGATTCCCACCTTCGGCTCATTCGACACCATCTCTAAAGACATCAGGACTGCGGACGGGACCGTGACTCTGCGGTGGCCCGTGTTTCAGCTGGCCAGGAACCTCAGAGCCATGCACCACCTCGGGTCCGACAAGGACTCCCTGCCAG cccataggGAGGTGGAGACCCTGAAATACAGCGAGGTGGCTGCCgctgcctctgtgacctggcagagagggaagacctgcatccaaagcaccgtgTCCCTCCTCTCCAACTGCCTCAAGAATGGGGAGAACGTTGCCTTTGTCCTGAAAGACATAGGAGTGCTCCTCTTTGAAGGCATGAGCTTTGGAATTAAATACTATTACGACTTCCTTGAGAAGCTCTCCgggaaggagaaattcagaaaagttgttttcaag gccccctggctgctggacacgCTGGTGTCCCGGGTGGCACCGGTGGCCTCCCTGACGCACTCTGGCCGCCTCGTCGTCTTCCCCAT gTTTCAGAAGCAGGTTGCACCCAAACCACCGCCCAGGATATTCCGCAAGGCCTCTGGAGATCTCCATG TGAGGTTTGCTGAAGTGCCAACGTACATCAGACGCTTCAGCGTT tCCGCTGCCAGCGATCCTGAGAACGTCTGA